From Virgibacillus ihumii, the proteins below share one genomic window:
- the ahrC gene encoding transcriptional regulator AhrC/ArgR — protein MSKIQRHIKIRELITENEVETQDDLVDYLKSLGYNVTQATVSRDIKELHLVKVPSTSGTYKYSLPADQRFNPLDKLKRLIMDAFVKIEHANHFIVLKTLPGNAHAIGVLIDNLNWDEIMGTICGDDTCLIICRTEEDSVRTKDRFLDML, from the coding sequence ATGAGTAAAATACAACGTCACATAAAAATTCGTGAATTGATAACAGAAAACGAGGTCGAAACGCAGGACGATCTTGTAGATTACCTAAAGTCACTTGGATATAACGTGACACAGGCTACGGTTTCCAGGGATATTAAGGAACTTCATCTTGTTAAAGTTCCATCAACCAGCGGAACATATAAGTATAGTTTGCCCGCCGATCAACGCTTTAATCCACTGGATAAATTAAAAAGATTAATTATGGATGCTTTTGTGAAAATAGAGCATGCAAACCATTTCATCGTGTTAAAAACACTGCCTGGAAACGCACATGCCATTGGTGTTCTGATTGATAATTTGAATTGGGACGAAATAATGGGAACCATCTGTGGCGATGATACATGTCTGATTATATGCAGAACAGAGGAAGACTCAGTGCGCACAAAGGACCGGTTTCTGGATATGTTGTAA
- the recN gene encoding DNA repair protein RecN, which yields MLTELSIKNFAIIDEISFTLSEGLTVLTGETGAGKSIIIDAIKLLAGGRGSIEFVRHGTKKAEIEGLFTIDSKDFAVYRAGEYYGIDIQDEMVVLHRVITAGGKSICRVNGKLVTLAILREFGSLLIDIHSQHETQSLMDADNHIYLLDMYDEKNIVKAKNEYHKLFKKLTTLRKRYRELSENEQEMSQRLDLLQFQFNELEQAELVPNEDTELEEEQLQLANFEQIYKSLQDAYDALYGEQKGLEWLNTANQALQDNRNNDHFIAEKAEEMSNHYFMMEELMYDIRNYSETLQYDPQRLNEIESRLNEINRLKKKYGTTVEEMLEYLAKIEEEMEQITNKDTHLSKLHDEIEEIKKDAYLEAKQLHDLRKRAADSLAKEIHKELNGLYLENASFSVSINTKTEPQSTDFQLHQNGYDYVTFLISTNAGEPSKELNKIASGGELSRIMLALKTIFAKHQGITSVIFDEVDTGVSGRVAQAIAEKINHISEKSQVLCITHLPQVAAMSDTHILINKQEKNHRTYTNIQELSPDRKIDELSRMLTGTKLTDTAKKHAQELLELASAHKEK from the coding sequence GTGCTGACAGAACTTTCGATTAAAAATTTTGCAATCATCGATGAAATTTCATTTACATTGAGTGAAGGTTTAACAGTACTGACCGGTGAAACAGGTGCCGGGAAATCAATTATAATTGACGCGATTAAATTGCTTGCCGGTGGCCGTGGATCTATCGAGTTTGTCAGACATGGAACTAAAAAAGCGGAAATAGAAGGTTTATTCACAATTGATTCGAAGGACTTTGCCGTTTATCGGGCAGGAGAATATTACGGAATCGACATCCAGGATGAAATGGTTGTGCTGCACCGGGTTATTACTGCAGGCGGAAAGAGTATTTGCCGTGTGAACGGTAAACTGGTTACGCTTGCCATTTTACGGGAATTTGGCAGCCTGTTGATTGATATTCACAGTCAGCACGAAACACAATCATTAATGGATGCGGATAATCACATATATTTATTGGACATGTATGACGAGAAAAACATTGTAAAAGCAAAAAATGAGTACCATAAGCTTTTTAAAAAACTTACCACTCTCCGAAAAAGGTATAGAGAATTGAGTGAAAATGAACAGGAAATGTCGCAGCGTCTCGACTTGCTGCAATTTCAATTCAATGAACTTGAACAGGCTGAACTGGTACCGAATGAGGACACAGAGCTTGAAGAAGAGCAGCTTCAACTGGCGAATTTTGAACAGATCTACAAGAGTCTTCAGGATGCGTATGATGCATTATATGGCGAACAAAAAGGTCTGGAATGGTTGAATACAGCCAATCAGGCGCTTCAGGATAACCGAAATAATGATCATTTCATTGCCGAAAAAGCTGAGGAAATGTCCAATCACTATTTTATGATGGAAGAGCTCATGTATGATATACGTAATTACTCAGAAACGCTGCAATATGATCCGCAGCGGTTAAATGAAATTGAGTCCCGTTTGAATGAAATCAACAGATTAAAGAAAAAATACGGAACAACTGTAGAAGAAATGCTGGAATATTTGGCTAAAATAGAAGAGGAAATGGAGCAGATAACTAATAAAGATACGCACCTCAGCAAATTGCATGATGAGATTGAGGAAATAAAAAAAGATGCCTATCTTGAAGCGAAACAGCTTCATGATTTGCGGAAGCGTGCAGCAGATTCTCTAGCGAAAGAAATTCATAAAGAATTGAATGGTCTTTATCTGGAAAATGCATCTTTTTCTGTTTCAATAAATACGAAGACCGAGCCACAGTCCACAGATTTTCAATTACATCAAAATGGATACGATTATGTAACATTTCTTATCTCCACCAACGCTGGTGAACCATCAAAGGAATTGAACAAAATTGCGTCAGGAGGAGAATTATCAAGGATTATGTTGGCGTTGAAAACAATATTTGCGAAACATCAGGGAATAACAAGTGTGATTTTTGATGAAGTGGATACTGGTGTCAGCGGCAGAGTTGCTCAGGCAATTGCTGAAAAAATAAATCATATTTCTGAAAAGTCCCAGGTTTTGTGTATTACACATTTACCACAGGTTGCCGCAATGTCAGACACACATATTTTGATTAATAAACAGGAGAAAAACCATCGAACATATACAAACATTCAGGAATTGTCTCCTGACCGGAAGATTGATGAACTCAGCAGGATGTTAACAGGCACAAAATTAACCGATACAGCCAAAAAGCACGCTCAGGAACTGCTCGAATTGGCATCTGCTCACAAAGAAAAATAA
- a CDS encoding TlyA family RNA methyltransferase: MVKKRLDVLLVERKLIETREKAKRVIMAGLVLSNQNRLDKPGMKVDEDIPLTVKEKLIPYVGRGGLKLERALEYFSVSLANRVMMDVGSSTGGFTDCALQNGVQYCYAIDVGYNQLDWKLRKDDRVIVMERTNFRYVTPDMLKYDLPDFASIDVSFISLKLILPVLADLLKDNSDVVALIKPQFEAGRDKVEKKGIVRKKTVHLEVLEKIAAFAEETGFHVLDVTYSPITGGDGNIEFLAHLGWKKENMHYTDGEVDLRAVVDNAHTKLTADKA; this comes from the coding sequence ATGGTAAAAAAACGGCTTGACGTTCTTTTGGTGGAACGAAAATTAATTGAAACAAGAGAAAAGGCTAAACGCGTTATTATGGCAGGTCTTGTTCTCAGTAACCAAAACCGGCTTGATAAGCCAGGTATGAAAGTTGATGAAGATATCCCACTCACTGTTAAAGAAAAATTAATTCCTTACGTTGGACGCGGCGGGTTGAAGCTTGAACGGGCATTAGAATATTTTTCGGTCTCCCTCGCGAACAGGGTTATGATGGATGTTGGTTCATCGACGGGAGGATTTACTGATTGTGCACTGCAAAATGGTGTACAATATTGTTATGCAATCGATGTGGGCTATAACCAACTGGACTGGAAATTACGGAAGGATGACAGGGTTATTGTAATGGAGCGTACCAATTTCCGCTACGTTACTCCTGATATGCTTAAATATGATTTGCCGGATTTTGCCAGCATCGACGTGTCGTTTATTTCGCTGAAACTTATTTTGCCGGTTTTGGCTGATTTACTAAAGGACAATAGTGATGTTGTCGCATTAATAAAACCGCAATTCGAAGCTGGCCGTGACAAGGTGGAAAAAAAGGGGATTGTTCGCAAAAAAACGGTACACCTTGAAGTACTGGAGAAAATTGCAGCCTTTGCTGAAGAAACAGGCTTTCATGTGCTGGATGTAACATACTCTCCCATTACTGGCGGAGACGGCAATATTGAATTTTTGGCGCATTTGGGCTGGAAAAAAGAGAATATGCACTATACTGACGGAGAAGTTGATCTTCGTGCAGTTGTAGACAACGCCCATACAAAATTAACGGCTGACAAAGCTTAA